A stretch of the Flavobacterium aquiphilum genome encodes the following:
- a CDS encoding SDR family NAD(P)-dependent oxidoreductase — protein MEQNNYQGALQKPTGSGFNAKSTTSDVIKGIDLTGKIAIVTGGNTGIGLETTKTLAAAGATVIVPARDTEKAKRNLTGIANVELETMDLMNPDSIDAFTEKFLASDRPLHLLINNAGIMWVPLRKDSRGIESQLATNYLAQFQLTARLWPALKKANGARVINVSSHGHQFAGFDFDDPNFLNREYETLQAYGQSKTATNLFALELDNLAKAFNVRAYSLHPGSIAGTELGREASLELFQQMGFLDADGNLLPEIAASLKTIPQGAATTVWCATSPLLNNVGGVYCEDADVAELASDISMSNGVKRYSLDEESAKRLWILSEAMTGFTFNIN, from the coding sequence ATGGAACAAAACAATTATCAAGGAGCGTTACAAAAACCGACAGGTTCTGGCTTCAATGCAAAATCCACAACAAGTGATGTAATTAAAGGCATTGACCTTACTGGAAAAATCGCCATCGTAACGGGTGGTAACACAGGTATTGGTTTGGAAACTACCAAAACGCTGGCAGCCGCAGGGGCAACAGTAATTGTACCTGCACGAGATACAGAAAAAGCAAAAAGAAATTTGACTGGTATTGCAAATGTTGAATTGGAAACAATGGATTTGATGAATCCAGATTCAATTGATGCATTTACCGAAAAGTTTTTGGCTTCCGACAGACCACTTCATTTGCTCATTAACAATGCAGGTATTATGTGGGTACCGCTGCGTAAAGACAGCCGTGGTATCGAATCGCAATTAGCTACCAATTATTTAGCACAGTTTCAATTGACAGCCAGACTTTGGCCAGCCCTCAAAAAAGCCAATGGTGCAAGGGTAATTAATGTATCTTCTCACGGACATCAATTTGCAGGCTTCGATTTTGACGACCCTAATTTTCTTAACAGAGAATACGAAACGCTGCAGGCTTATGGGCAATCAAAAACTGCCACCAATTTATTTGCACTTGAATTGGACAATTTAGCCAAAGCATTTAATGTAAGGGCTTATTCATTACACCCTGGTTCTATTGCTGGAACAGAATTAGGAAGAGAGGCATCATTAGAACTGTTTCAACAAATGGGTTTCCTTGATGCAGACGGTAATCTGTTACCAGAAATAGCCGCATCATTAAAAACAATTCCACAAGGTGCAGCCACAACAGTTTGGTGTGCCACCAGTCCTTTATTGAACAATGTTGGAGGAGTGTATTGTGAAGATGCAGACGTTGCCGAATTGGCTTCTGACATTTCAATGTCAAATGGTGTAAAACGTTACTCATTAGATGAAGAAAGTGCCAAACGTTTATGGATATTAAGCGAAGCAATGACAGGCTTCACATTCAACATTAATTAA
- a CDS encoding helix-turn-helix domain-containing protein produces MEYKAKYITDDIKLSSYEDKFFKSDIMFDHHMLIWFISGETKIVQADATYFFKKGDIFLIPRNQLATIINYPTNGQPHKTVVMHLSTDRLRDFYSNLNVKPKAVESQKIYSFNNHPLLESCLASLVPYFEMKELPENIATLKITEAICILRAIDKGIDNVLANFEEPGKIELADYMEKNFMFNLPLEKFGYLTGRSLTTFKRDFSKIFNTTPQRWLTQKRLELAHYQFVEKKKKPIDVCYEVGFENLSHFSYAFKKHFGYAPTDLTGQQASR; encoded by the coding sequence ATGGAATATAAAGCAAAATATATAACTGATGATATAAAACTGTCCTCTTACGAGGACAAGTTTTTCAAGTCGGATATTATGTTCGACCACCATATGCTCATCTGGTTTATTTCGGGTGAAACCAAAATTGTACAGGCAGATGCCACTTACTTTTTTAAGAAAGGTGATATATTTTTAATTCCCAGAAATCAACTGGCAACAATTATAAATTATCCTACTAATGGACAACCGCACAAAACCGTGGTAATGCACTTATCCACCGATAGGCTAAGAGATTTTTACTCCAACCTAAATGTAAAACCCAAAGCGGTGGAATCGCAGAAAATTTATTCTTTCAATAATCATCCTTTGCTGGAAAGTTGCCTTGCTTCATTAGTTCCGTATTTTGAAATGAAAGAACTTCCTGAAAATATCGCCACCTTGAAAATTACAGAAGCCATTTGTATTCTAAGGGCTATTGACAAGGGAATTGATAATGTTTTAGCAAACTTTGAAGAGCCTGGGAAAATTGAATTGGCGGATTATATGGAAAAGAACTTTATGTTCAATTTGCCGTTAGAAAAATTCGGCTATCTGACAGGTCGTAGCCTAACAACTTTCAAACGGGATTTTAGTAAAATATTCAACACGACACCACAACGTTGGCTTACTCAAAAGCGATTGGAATTAGCACATTATCAATTTGTCGAAAAGAAAAAGAAACCAATTGACGTTTGCTACGAGGTCGGCTTTGAGAATTTATCGCACTTTTCATACGCTTTCAAAAAACACTTTGGCTATGCACCAACCGACTTGACTGGACAACAAGCCAGCCGCTAA
- a CDS encoding GH32 C-terminal domain-containing protein: protein MKKKYLLVGLLLIGCKSQKDPTPDLPDTTPQPNVAAKIIDFGFDESSGQNTVEIVSKSSFTINGPIDSAERIRGLEGNALRVNGYYGWASGNATVNYPSKSVSISGWIAPAVFPVQRKNEDAITENTVAAIFSNQNTTNSSGISFGINQHGKIIAQFKVGNNVKEIISDEEVKLREWSFIVLNIDAEKGVAKLFLNGVEVETISFPVGNLGWDKSMPILIGKESKSKTVAGFDTNGLTGAIDLVSVWNKALTADEILLNFKSQKVIIPDLSIPESRFANDFHKPKYHLMPSAGWTNESHGLIYLDGKYHIFSQRNINGPYLEQINWGHYVSDDLVNWTEIKQALWPQPGFDEVGIWSGHAVVTNGKPYLFYTGVNKSKAGIGLAQAESPYIEWKKNPDPIVASAPPSVPNADFRDPFVFNENGTWYMMIGTGLRSGVARGGLFLYRSSNDQFNQWTYDGIMLEGNPVLDGTGDFWEMPVYHNFGSKSIVLINKLPNANSLYWTGSFSNGKFIKDNAIPERLDVINQLLSPTIQEDKDGNLVAIGIIPDGVTSQKEKEQGWAHMLSLPRVWTLVNNKIYQKPHPSLVSLRKGSQNFSNVSFSSGVSNVLNGARGTQYEIQGTINPGDASKVGFILNKGTANGEETLIYYDYVAQNFVVNRSNSSKLSGVPLSNLATSYPLAKTDINWHIFVDASSIEVFINDQLAFATRVFPSKGSDLIELYAQGGTAIVKDLTIYNIEGSGTVSSKKISQKSTVIEPIVYPNPSASEFNIQFNNVASKTVVYAGVIDINGNIVRKIITMTNPESKIQWDGFYDNGQKADRGVYIIRGIINNEIFQTKVIVK from the coding sequence ATGAAAAAGAAATACTTGTTAGTTGGATTACTCTTAATTGGATGTAAAAGCCAAAAAGATCCGACCCCAGATTTACCAGATACTACTCCACAACCAAATGTTGCTGCCAAGATAATTGATTTTGGATTTGATGAATCATCTGGACAAAATACCGTTGAAATTGTGTCAAAATCAAGTTTTACTATTAATGGACCGATTGATTCAGCAGAACGAATTCGGGGACTTGAAGGGAATGCCTTGCGAGTAAATGGATATTATGGATGGGCTTCCGGAAATGCGACGGTAAACTATCCATCGAAAAGCGTGTCGATTTCAGGGTGGATCGCGCCAGCTGTTTTTCCAGTACAGCGTAAAAATGAAGATGCTATCACTGAAAATACGGTTGCAGCTATTTTTTCAAATCAAAACACGACTAATAGTTCCGGAATCTCCTTTGGGATAAATCAGCATGGTAAAATTATTGCACAGTTTAAAGTAGGTAATAATGTTAAAGAAATCATTTCAGATGAGGAGGTGAAATTAAGAGAATGGAGTTTCATCGTTTTAAATATTGATGCTGAGAAAGGGGTAGCTAAATTGTTTTTAAATGGAGTAGAAGTAGAAACTATTTCTTTTCCGGTTGGGAATTTGGGATGGGATAAAAGTATGCCTATTTTGATAGGTAAAGAATCGAAATCAAAAACAGTTGCTGGCTTTGATACAAATGGATTGACCGGGGCGATTGATTTAGTTTCTGTTTGGAATAAGGCGTTAACTGCAGATGAGATTCTTTTGAATTTTAAAAGTCAAAAAGTAATCATTCCTGATTTGTCCATTCCTGAGAGTAGATTTGCTAATGATTTCCATAAACCAAAATATCATTTGATGCCTAGTGCTGGATGGACTAACGAGTCTCATGGATTGATTTATTTAGATGGTAAATACCATATTTTTAGTCAAAGAAATATAAATGGGCCTTATTTGGAACAGATCAATTGGGGACACTATGTTAGTGATGATCTTGTGAATTGGACGGAAATTAAACAAGCTTTGTGGCCTCAACCTGGTTTTGATGAGGTTGGTATTTGGTCAGGGCATGCTGTTGTTACAAATGGAAAACCGTACTTATTTTATACTGGTGTGAATAAATCCAAAGCTGGTATAGGTTTGGCACAAGCGGAAAGTCCTTATATAGAGTGGAAGAAAAATCCAGATCCTATTGTTGCAAGTGCACCACCATCAGTACCTAATGCGGATTTTAGAGACCCTTTCGTTTTTAATGAAAACGGGACTTGGTACATGATGATTGGCACTGGTTTGCGAAGTGGAGTGGCTAGAGGAGGATTGTTTTTGTATAGGTCATCTAATGATCAGTTTAATCAGTGGACTTACGATGGTATAATGCTTGAAGGAAATCCAGTTTTAGATGGTACTGGTGATTTTTGGGAAATGCCGGTATATCATAATTTTGGGAGCAAATCAATAGTGTTAATCAATAAACTGCCAAATGCAAATTCCTTGTATTGGACAGGTTCTTTTAGTAACGGGAAATTTATAAAAGACAATGCAATACCAGAAAGGTTAGATGTTATTAATCAATTGTTGTCGCCGACTATTCAGGAAGATAAAGATGGTAATTTAGTTGCTATTGGGATTATTCCTGACGGAGTAACTTCTCAGAAGGAAAAGGAACAGGGGTGGGCACATATGCTAAGTCTTCCAAGAGTTTGGACATTGGTTAATAATAAAATTTATCAAAAACCGCATCCAAGTTTAGTAAGCTTACGAAAAGGGTCTCAAAATTTTTCAAATGTTAGTTTTAGTTCGGGTGTTAGCAATGTATTAAATGGTGCAAGGGGAACACAATATGAAATTCAAGGAACTATCAATCCCGGCGATGCCAGTAAAGTTGGGTTTATTTTGAACAAAGGAACTGCCAATGGTGAAGAAACACTTATTTATTATGATTATGTAGCTCAAAATTTTGTAGTCAATCGTAGTAATTCTTCGAAATTATCGGGTGTTCCCTTAAGTAATTTGGCAACATCTTATCCGCTTGCAAAAACGGATATAAATTGGCACATATTTGTAGATGCTTCTTCAATTGAAGTTTTTATTAATGATCAATTGGCTTTTGCAACAAGAGTATTTCCATCAAAAGGATCTGATTTAATTGAGTTATATGCTCAAGGTGGTACCGCAATTGTAAAGGATTTAACTATATATAATATTGAAGGTAGTGGAACTGTTTCATCTAAAAAGATTTCTCAAAAAAGTACTGTTATAGAGCCAATCGTTTATCCTAATCCATCAGCTTCTGAATTTAATATTCAGTTTAATAATGTGGCTTCAAAAACCGTTGTATATGCTGGAGTTATTGATATAAATGGAAATATTGTGCGTAAAATAATCACCATGACTAATCCAGAGTCAAAAATTCAATGGGATGGATTTTATGATAATGGTCAAAAAGCAGATCGTGGAGTTTATATAATTAGAGGAATTATAAATAACGAAATTTTTCAAACCAAAGTGATTGTGAAATAG
- a CDS encoding substrate-binding domain-containing protein — translation MHIKNTVAMLKWTKHILVFLLIFTCFSCIKDDESNHRIKIGFSQCISGDQWRVAMDYSMKLEASIYPNVDLTIYNANRDSETQIQQIQKMIDDGMDAIIVSPLESDALTPIIEKAYKKNISIILVDRKINTDQFTTYLGADNLEVGRLAAKYLVSNSKEKVKVVEVFADLDTSVGRERTQGFNDIIKEFPRVSLVGRLDGTKKGLPKAKFEELLDKNPDINYVFAFNDNIAYQAWKVARKKGLENKIKFIGVDGLNGPNGGINLVKNGVLTASILYPTGGSEAIKIALQILKGDKVAKYNKLTTLVIDSVNADIMINQFDKITQQQTDIELQQNTIKRQEIAFTTQYNLTRLLTLFLLLILCLAFFSVYSAVTILRKKKLLEETNEKISSQRNEIESYANELKIRNDEKLNFFTGLSHEFKTPLTLIMNAIDSVTSDKALIAESNKKDFYLIHNNSRRLLRLINQLLDYRKIEEKKFNFNPSLTDVVSFSKQIFKEFAREANRRNIDYSFKSSDEKIEAYIDRNLMDKVYFNLLSNAFKFTPDNGKIDVAIFKNSDNNSFKISIKDSGMGIPDNEIDEVFSSFYQGSNNYKNSSGIGLNLSKNFIDLHNGKIEVISKNGTEFIITLKLGNEHLVGNSILNKEVSYITNEYDYLDIDLEANEELKSGEEKYSILIIEDNVDLLDFISLKLGSNYNVIKCNGTRAIETAIEIIPDIIICDLNLPEISGFEICRILKKDTRTSHIPTIILTAQDDDISYLKALEVGTDLFLTKPFNLRVLKESIKGLLFNREKIRYYYTNNLHKIEELGLGHQDRDFIKKIDDLIIENLDNSSFSVEELAESLNISRVQLYRKIKALLNINISDYINNVRLEKAKELLTTTKLTISEIAYSCGFSTPNYFSTSFKNKYNLSPKEFRA, via the coding sequence ATGCATATTAAAAATACTGTTGCAATGTTGAAATGGACGAAACATATTTTAGTTTTTCTCTTAATTTTTACATGTTTTTCGTGTATTAAAGACGATGAGAGTAATCATAGGATCAAAATTGGTTTTTCACAATGTATAAGTGGTGACCAATGGAGGGTAGCGATGGATTATTCAATGAAATTGGAAGCTTCTATTTATCCAAATGTTGATTTAACTATTTATAATGCAAATAGAGATTCAGAGACGCAAATCCAACAAATTCAGAAAATGATAGATGACGGGATGGACGCTATTATTGTTTCTCCGTTAGAAAGTGATGCATTGACGCCAATTATTGAAAAAGCGTATAAAAAAAATATCTCGATAATTTTGGTCGATAGAAAGATTAATACCGATCAATTTACTACTTATTTAGGTGCTGATAATTTAGAAGTAGGCCGTTTGGCTGCGAAATATTTAGTTTCAAATTCCAAAGAGAAAGTAAAGGTCGTTGAAGTATTTGCTGATTTGGATACTTCAGTGGGACGAGAGCGTACGCAAGGATTTAATGATATAATAAAGGAATTCCCTCGTGTTTCCTTGGTTGGTCGTTTAGATGGTACTAAAAAAGGATTGCCGAAGGCAAAATTTGAAGAATTGCTAGACAAAAATCCAGATATAAATTATGTATTTGCATTTAATGACAATATTGCGTATCAGGCATGGAAAGTGGCCCGCAAAAAAGGATTGGAAAATAAAATAAAATTTATAGGGGTTGACGGTTTGAACGGGCCTAATGGAGGTATAAATTTAGTAAAAAATGGAGTGTTAACAGCTTCTATTTTGTATCCAACAGGTGGAAGTGAAGCCATAAAAATTGCTCTTCAAATATTAAAGGGAGATAAAGTTGCTAAATATAATAAATTAACTACTTTGGTAATAGACTCAGTTAATGCTGATATCATGATCAATCAGTTTGATAAAATTACACAGCAACAAACAGATATCGAATTACAGCAAAATACTATCAAAAGACAGGAAATAGCTTTTACAACCCAATATAATTTGACAAGACTGTTAACCTTGTTTTTGTTACTAATATTATGTTTAGCTTTTTTTAGTGTTTATTCGGCAGTTACAATTTTAAGGAAAAAGAAACTGTTGGAAGAGACTAATGAAAAAATTAGTAGTCAAAGAAATGAAATTGAAAGCTATGCAAATGAATTAAAAATCAGGAATGACGAAAAATTAAATTTTTTCACAGGTTTATCACATGAATTTAAAACTCCTTTGACTTTGATAATGAATGCAATAGATTCTGTTACTTCAGATAAAGCATTAATTGCCGAGTCAAATAAGAAGGATTTTTATCTGATTCATAATAACTCACGAAGGCTTTTGAGATTAATAAATCAATTACTAGATTATAGAAAAATTGAAGAGAAGAAATTCAATTTTAACCCTTCATTGACCGATGTGGTAAGTTTTTCAAAACAAATTTTTAAAGAATTCGCAAGAGAGGCCAATAGAAGAAATATAGATTACAGTTTTAAGTCAAGTGATGAAAAAATTGAAGCTTATATAGACAGAAATCTAATGGATAAAGTGTATTTCAATTTACTGTCTAATGCTTTTAAATTTACTCCGGACAACGGTAAAATTGATGTTGCAATTTTTAAAAATTCAGACAATAATTCGTTTAAAATAAGTATTAAAGATTCAGGAATGGGGATTCCTGATAATGAAATAGACGAAGTATTTAGTTCATTTTATCAAGGCTCAAATAATTATAAGAATAGTTCCGGGATAGGATTGAATCTGTCTAAAAATTTTATTGATCTTCATAACGGAAAAATTGAAGTGATTTCCAAAAATGGAACAGAGTTTATTATTACTCTTAAATTAGGGAATGAACATTTAGTTGGGAATTCAATATTGAACAAAGAAGTTTCTTATATAACGAATGAGTATGACTATTTGGATATTGATCTTGAAGCTAATGAAGAATTAAAGTCTGGTGAGGAGAAATACTCGATTCTGATTATTGAGGACAACGTTGATTTACTTGATTTTATTAGTTTAAAATTGGGGTCGAATTATAATGTGATTAAATGTAATGGAACTAGAGCTATTGAAACTGCAATTGAAATCATCCCTGATATTATAATATGTGATTTAAATTTGCCTGAAATTAGTGGTTTTGAAATATGTCGAATTTTGAAGAAAGACACTAGAACATCTCATATTCCAACTATCATCTTGACAGCCCAAGATGATGATATCTCTTATTTAAAAGCACTGGAAGTTGGTACAGATTTGTTTCTAACGAAACCTTTCAATTTAAGAGTGCTAAAAGAATCTATAAAAGGGTTGTTATTTAATCGAGAAAAAATTAGATATTATTATACAAATAATCTTCATAAGATTGAGGAATTAGGATTGGGTCATCAAGACCGAGATTTCATTAAGAAGATTGATGATCTTATCATTGAAAATTTGGATAATTCATCATTTTCTGTTGAAGAACTGGCAGAGTCTTTAAATATATCAAGAGTCCAGTTATATAGAAAAATTAAGGCATTATTGAATATTAATATAAGTGACTATATTAACAATGTCCGCTTGGAAAAAGCAAAAGAATTATTGACGACTACTAAATTGACTATTTCTGAAATAGCATATTCTTGCGGTTTTTCAACACCAAATTACTTTTCAACTTCATTCAAAAATAAATACAATTTATCACCCAAGGAGTTTAGAGCATAA
- a CDS encoding rod shape-determining protein: MNLFDFMIMEIAMDLGTANTLIIYNGKIVVDNPSIVARDIRNGKTIAVGKEASLMQGKTHENIKTIRPLKDGVIADFDASEKMIGWFIKNIPQLKKTFFTPTLRMVVCIPSGITAVEKRAVKESCQRVNGKEIYLIHEPMAAAIGIGLDVMLPKGNLIVDIGGGTTEIAVIALGGIVCDKSIKIAGDVFTNDILFHMRTHHNLYIGEASAESIKIEVGAAMEGLEEAPDDLTVRGRDMLTGKPKEVLVTSREIARALDKSIQRIEDVIMVTLSQTPPELAADIYHTGMYLAGGGAMLRGLDKRISLKTDLPVYVAEDPLRAVVKGTGIVLKDMARYKSVLMK, translated from the coding sequence ATGAACTTATTTGATTTTATGATAATGGAAATAGCTATGGATTTAGGGACTGCTAATACTTTGATAATATATAACGGAAAAATCGTAGTGGACAACCCTTCCATTGTGGCCAGAGATATTAGGAATGGTAAAACTATCGCCGTAGGTAAAGAGGCCAGCTTGATGCAGGGAAAAACACATGAGAACATCAAAACAATCCGACCGCTTAAAGACGGGGTTATTGCTGATTTTGATGCTTCGGAAAAAATGATCGGTTGGTTTATAAAAAATATACCTCAATTAAAGAAAACTTTTTTTACTCCCACACTGCGAATGGTGGTATGTATTCCCAGTGGTATTACCGCAGTTGAAAAGAGAGCCGTAAAGGAGTCCTGCCAACGGGTAAATGGAAAAGAAATATATTTAATTCATGAACCTATGGCTGCCGCTATTGGAATTGGTTTAGATGTGATGCTGCCCAAGGGAAATCTGATAGTCGATATTGGTGGAGGGACTACAGAAATTGCCGTTATTGCCCTTGGGGGAATAGTTTGTGATAAATCTATAAAAATTGCGGGTGATGTTTTTACCAACGATATATTGTTTCATATGAGGACTCATCATAATCTGTATATTGGAGAAGCTTCCGCTGAATCGATAAAAATTGAAGTTGGTGCTGCAATGGAAGGGCTCGAGGAGGCTCCTGATGATTTAACGGTTCGTGGAAGAGATATGCTTACAGGGAAGCCTAAAGAAGTTTTGGTTACCTCCAGGGAAATAGCAAGAGCTTTGGATAAATCAATTCAGAGAATTGAAGATGTTATTATGGTAACGCTTTCACAAACACCACCAGAACTGGCCGCAGACATTTATCATACGGGTATGTATCTTGCAGGAGGTGGAGCAATGCTTCGAGGCCTTGACAAAAGAATTTCGCTGAAGACGGATCTGCCGGTCTATGTTGCAGAAGATCCTTTAAGGGCCGTGGTTAAAGGTACCGGTATTGTTTTAAAAGACATGGCTAGATATAAAAGTGTATTGATGAAATAA
- a CDS encoding RES family NAD+ phosphorylase: MEVYNIRKEKYSSTLVASGSANRWNKKDEFVIYTGSNRALSTLEMVVHRSYILPSTPYKLLTIEIQEAASFLKEIDPNMLPKNWRSIEAYPTLQDIGSNWYKSQESLVLKIPSVIIPQEYNVVINTKHPLFETHVKITTIEDFIWDERLL, from the coding sequence ATGGAAGTATATAACATAAGAAAGGAAAAATATTCTTCTACATTAGTCGCATCGGGATCAGCAAATAGATGGAATAAAAAAGATGAATTTGTAATATACACGGGCAGCAACAGAGCACTGTCAACACTTGAAATGGTTGTGCATAGATCATACATTTTACCATCAACCCCCTATAAATTATTGACAATTGAAATACAAGAAGCAGCATCATTTTTAAAAGAAATTGATCCCAATATGCTTCCTAAAAACTGGAGATCTATTGAGGCATATCCTACACTTCAAGATATAGGATCTAACTGGTATAAATCTCAAGAAAGTTTAGTTTTAAAAATACCTTCTGTAATTATCCCACAGGAATACAATGTCGTAATAAACACGAAACACCCTCTTTTTGAAACTCATGTAAAAATAACCACCATTGAAGATTTTATATGGGACGAAAGATTATTATAA
- a CDS encoding MbcA/ParS/Xre antitoxin family protein — MNAVLDKKVKESIKDIPEIGDLTKIFFYVKNHNVNFQYLNLLKELTNLKDDIISNWLNINTRTFRNYKKSDVVLKDNTKEHIVLLISLYKHGIEVFDSIENFDKWLITENFLLDKKAPMDFLDTVSGLKFIDDRLTAIEYGDNV; from the coding sequence ATGAACGCAGTACTTGACAAAAAAGTTAAGGAAAGTATTAAAGACATTCCTGAGATAGGGGATTTAACTAAGATTTTCTTTTATGTTAAGAACCATAACGTAAATTTTCAATATTTAAATCTTTTAAAAGAGTTAACCAATTTGAAAGATGATATAATATCAAATTGGCTCAACATAAACACAAGAACTTTTAGAAATTATAAAAAATCTGATGTTGTTTTAAAGGACAATACAAAGGAACATATTGTTTTGTTGATTTCACTCTACAAACACGGTATTGAAGTTTTCGATAGCATTGAGAATTTTGATAAATGGTTAATCACAGAAAATTTTTTACTCGATAAGAAAGCCCCGATGGATTTTCTTGACACAGTTTCTGGGTTAAAATTTATTGATGACAGACTTACTGCTATTGAATATGGTGATAATGTATAG
- a CDS encoding sugar porter family MFS transporter — translation MNKKIILWSAIASLAGFLFGFDTVVISGADKTLQELWHSSDFFHGSVVMAMALWGTVIGAIFGAIPTNKLGRKKTLMMIGILFTISALGSALANDPWTFAIFRFIGGLGIGTSTIAAPSYISEIAPSKDRGRLVSLYQFNIVFGILMAFLSNYVLSDTGENAWRWMLGIQVFPAGIYTLMALYIPESPRWLLSNFKEEKAIKILKLIEPDNDVEKIVLEINNANKEVKVTETILSSKYRLPLILAFLMAAFNQLSGINAFLYYAPRIFQEAGLGQSTSLLSSIGIGIINLIFTLLGVFLIDRIGRKKLMFIGSIGYVASLSLVSIAFFLSWKGMFVPIFLFLFIASHAIGQGAVIWVFISEIFPNHLRATGQAFGSSVHWILAAIIPSLVPIFFSVFGAGYMFAFFAIMMCLQLLFVLFMMPETKGVALEDMELNLKFNK, via the coding sequence ATGAATAAAAAAATTATTTTATGGTCTGCGATTGCATCTCTAGCTGGATTCTTATTTGGTTTCGATACGGTTGTAATTTCAGGCGCAGACAAGACCTTGCAGGAATTATGGCACTCCAGTGATTTTTTCCATGGATCAGTTGTAATGGCAATGGCTTTATGGGGTACGGTTATTGGGGCAATTTTTGGAGCTATCCCAACAAACAAATTAGGGAGAAAGAAAACATTAATGATGATTGGTATTCTTTTTACAATTTCTGCATTGGGATCGGCATTGGCAAATGATCCATGGACATTTGCAATTTTTAGATTTATAGGAGGTTTAGGAATTGGAACTTCAACAATTGCAGCGCCTTCTTATATTTCAGAGATTGCACCTTCAAAAGATCGAGGAAGATTGGTTTCTCTGTACCAGTTTAATATTGTCTTCGGAATTTTGATGGCATTTCTTTCTAATTATGTTTTAAGTGATACAGGAGAAAATGCATGGAGGTGGATGTTAGGTATTCAAGTATTTCCAGCTGGAATTTATACGCTGATGGCTCTTTATATTCCTGAAAGTCCAAGATGGTTGCTTTCTAATTTTAAAGAAGAAAAAGCAATTAAAATTTTAAAACTTATTGAACCCGACAATGATGTTGAAAAGATAGTCTTAGAGATTAATAATGCTAATAAAGAAGTAAAAGTTACCGAAACTATTTTATCTAGTAAATATCGGCTTCCGTTGATACTCGCCTTTTTGATGGCTGCGTTTAATCAATTGTCAGGGATTAATGCTTTTTTATACTATGCCCCACGAATTTTTCAGGAAGCAGGGTTGGGTCAGAGCACTTCACTGTTAAGCAGTATTGGTATTGGAATAATTAATTTGATTTTTACGCTTTTGGGAGTTTTTCTTATCGATCGGATTGGGCGCAAAAAATTGATGTTCATTGGCTCAATCGGATATGTGGCTTCCCTGTCGTTGGTTTCTATTGCTTTCTTTTTGAGCTGGAAAGGAATGTTCGTTCCTATTTTTCTTTTTTTATTTATAGCGTCGCATGCCATTGGGCAAGGAGCTGTAATTTGGGTATTTATCTCAGAAATTTTCCCTAACCATCTTAGGGCAACAGGACAGGCATTTGGTAGTTCCGTTCACTGGATTTTAGCTGCTATTATACCGTCTTTAGTTCCAATTTTCTTCTCTGTTTTTGGAGCTGGATATATGTTTGCATTTTTTGCAATAATGATGTGTCTTCAACTACTTTTTGTATTGTTTATGATGCCTGAAACCAAAGGTGTTGCACTTGAAGATATGGAGTTGAATTTAAAATTCAACAAATAA
- a CDS encoding MmcQ/YjbR family DNA-binding protein: protein MDIEKFRLFCLSLPDTDERMPFQGFFRNSRSILVFYVHSKMFCLLDIDNFESCTIKYHIDELEDLKNRYLAVGDPFNLSRKHWISVAFGKDLSDEKILKLVGDSYELVKKNLKKGK from the coding sequence ATGGACATTGAAAAATTTAGATTATTTTGCCTATCACTTCCCGATACAGATGAAAGGATGCCTTTTCAAGGTTTTTTTCGCAATTCCCGTTCCATACTGGTTTTTTATGTTCACAGTAAAATGTTTTGTTTGTTAGATATAGACAATTTTGAAAGTTGCACTATAAAATACCACATTGATGAATTAGAAGATTTAAAAAACCGCTACCTCGCTGTTGGAGATCCATTCAACCTAAGCAGAAAACATTGGATAAGTGTAGCATTTGGCAAGGATCTTTCTGATGAAAAAATACTTAAATTGGTAGGAGATTCTTATGAGTTAGTAAAGAAAAATCTTAAAAAAGGAAAATAA